The genomic segment TCTTAGAGGGAGACCTTTAATCACATGGTCCCCATCTGAGGCAGACCAGAAGACTATACAATACATAGTTATTTCAAGGAAAACATCAGGTAAGTTTTAAAGCTGCCTTTAGGTGGCATCATTGTACATTATCTTCATTTATGGTCTAGCCTCGATATGGAGTAATGTACTAGACACTACCAGAGGTGTAAAAGCAGCATATTTAGAGAAGTACTGAAGTACTGATTTTTAGGCACATCTCATTTTGTGCAATGTTACACTGAAATGAgggaaatattgttttttttttttcttttacaccaCGACTGCATAGTTGTTGCTACATCTTTTTGATATTAAAATTCTTTACCTTCACACTTTTGACATATAATGCAGCAGTTTAGTTTAATAATTACTTACTCATTAAGAATTGTAAACATATGGgatttgtacttttacttttgacatTTGTATCAATTTTCATTAATTATGTCTAAATTGGAATTCTTTTACATCTAAAGGATCTAAATTTTGCTTTTTCCATATCTGCACTGTCTATGATCACTATGTTGACTATAAGCAGCAAATTGCTACCATCAAATCAACCATGCATTATACAATCATAATCACATcagaaatgaattaaatattaaatgagCATCACTATGCAGGCAGGTATGATTTTATCTTGTCCAGCAGTGCAGTGGGATCTTGTAGGAAAGCTGGAGGGTTGTTCTTGTGAACGTACACAGCCAaacccacagcagcagctgacagaaTCAGAGGCCACTTAAAGGATCTCTTGGGCTTGGGCTCATCACAGGGCCTGGTCTGCATGGGCTGAGCCACTCTCTCCCACTGAGTGAGGATGACCTGACGGGCCCCAGCCCACTTTCCTGGCCCTCTGAGTGTGCCGGGGGCCGAGCATCACGCCTAAGCCCAGCCTGGGATCAGTAAGCAGCAGCCTCAGGATGTTGGGTTGAACCCCCACCAGTTCGGCTATCTCATCCATGTAGCTGATATAGTTGACTTGGATGGTGTGTCTCTGACTGGTGATGTACCTGAAAAGTTGAGACAGTTCAACCTTTTAGCAATGGTCTCCTTCTTGTATCAAATATCTTTCATCATAACTGCTACTGGGGGAAGCTTGATGTAACCTGTTTGTAACAGAAGAACTTATCAGTGAATTTGCCTCTTATACTCAATATATTTCTGTAAGGAAAGGAGACTGGAGCTGTTTAAAGCATTTTACAGAACATGTATTACTGTACCTTTAAAGACATAACCTCTTGACCTGTTTGGTGACTCTGCTCAGCTCCACCGCTATGTCTCCTCCAGAGTTTCCTATTCCAATCACCACAGCCTTTTTATCCCTCCACTCCTCAGGGGTCTTGTAGTCTCGGTTGTGGAAGTACTTCCCACTGAAAGTTTCAATGCCTGAGAAGACAGATTTGTCAAACAAAATGCATTGCATTTTACATTCCATTCATTTGTCCAAAGCCACAAACAGTGGATAGTGAATAAAATCCTCTGTCCTTCTGCTGCCAGGAAGGTCATGATACCTTGGTATTCATTGATTTAAAcggaaaataaaaacaaataaataaattaaagaaattGTCTCCCTTATTGATTCAGATATAAATGGTTAAACAGATGTGCAAACAACAGTAATGGTCACTACTAGTACAAGTGTAAAAAGTACAGCAGTTTCTAGCCTTAACGTCACATCTGCTTTGTCCTTTGGTTTCAGTCCAGATGTTtaacagaagaaacaaaggaCACTTTACCTTGTCTTTGGCAAACCAAGTGTAAAACATCTGCAGTTTTTGAAATCATTAATAATGTTTGACATAAAACATTAGCCAGCTGTCTTGTTTGGCTAATGTTCATATCAAAATGACACATTACTTACACATCACATCATCAGTTATAACATTATCAACATTATCCAGTATTCTGTCCATACCACTCTTTCAGCTTTACAAAGTTTGCATTAACATAAGGGACAAATTACAGTTAGAATATCAGATTGAAAGTGGCCTGATTTAAGTCCCATACAGTTTCAAAGAACACATCCAGATCAGCATTGTCTGTGagatgagtgaatgaatgaattatagTGTGTAATCCTCTCTACAACTAATTccataaacataaacactttgctttatttttttaaataatagcCTATATGAGTTACCCGGGAAGTCATTGGAGAGGCAGGTTGGGGTGGCAGTGATGTCCAATACAGATCATCACAGCATCAAatatgtgtttctcttttttgccaTCCTTCTCTATTTCAACATCCCACTGGCCTGAGTGAGAAAAATCTGATCTCTGCTTCACCAGCAAGACTTTGGGTATCATCTATTGACTACACATTCAACCATCTGTTACATTGAACTACACAACATTTTATATCTGATGCGTATGTGCTTGGTGAGCTGGAAGTGATCAGCATACATCCTGAAGTAGTCCATGATGAGAGTGTTGTGCATGAAATTTGGGAAGTGTGCAGGGATTGGAaagtcactgaaacacatcatcTCCTTGGAGGTGTTGATGATGACAGAGTGGTAGATGCTGGCCCTGTCTGGCTCAGGATTCTCCTGCAGTGAAGTAAATCGACCAACATCAGAGAAAATACTCATCATCACTCACTAAATACACTTTGTGAATAAGTGAGAAAGTCCAATGTGCACACTGCGTGACCCACCTTAAACCTCCACAGACCACCAATGTCATCACTGCTTTCAAAGCAGACAGGCTCCAGTCCCTCATCAAGACAGCATTTGATACAGGCCAGACCTGAACTCCCTCCTCCAACCACTGCCACACGACGAGTCATACTTCAGCTCTGTGAAGGACGATACAGATCAGTCTGAATTATGTTTTCTCTTATAATAAGAGGATGCATTCATGGAGCTGCTCACAACATGAAAGAGACAGTTGATGAGCCAAAgatacatattttttctctACCTATTGTAGACCTGGTGTCTACTTTCTTTACAGCAATGTCTGATCTATAATTTACTGTAATTCATCATTAATCAATATGTATCTGGTGTAGTAACCTTATGTTAGGGGTTTATATCCTCAGAATATCCATAACTTTGCTATTACAGATCCCCTCTGGAAGCTATTGGACTGATATGGATTTCTCAGTCAACTTCTCTAGAAAatctggtttgtttatttggcaGAAGCTAACATACAGAAGGACAGTTTTACATTCAGATTAACAAATGAATCCTTTAGTCAGTGACTGAGCATATACAAAGGAGttttaaatgactgtaaaaatcagtatgtcaaaaaaaaatcacacaaaagcAGGACACACAAGTAATACATCATAAACTTTTAACAGAAGCAATGCAGGATGTATGTAAttgtaatataattttaaaatgaagcttACAATGGGCAAAATGAATGAGAGAGGTGTCAGCAAGAACTGTGCAATCATATGATACCACCActatgcagaaaaaaacaaagacaatacaTACAGGTAGATTATAAAAGtatgaataaaagaataaaagctgTAAACCCAGTATGAGCGTATAGCTTTGTCGAGAAGACAGAAAACCAAGACTGGGATCCTGGCAGACACACAATTTAATATGATGATTAACAGTTTTTAGCATAGTATATCATCAGCTGGTCTTTGAAGCCACTGGCATCATTGGCACGTCTTAGTATATTGTCCATTTCAGGAGTTGGGGTAGTAgtttaaaaattacaaaaatgtacatttacaaGCACTAAAGGAGTGATCATAACTAAAATCGGTTGTATAGGAATTTCACATCACTGTGCAGGCAGGTACGCTTTTATCTTGTCCAGCAGTGCAGTGGGATCTTGTAGGAAAGCTGGAGGGTTGTTCTTGTGAATGTACACAGCCAAACCCACAGCAGCAGCCGACAGAATCAGAGGCCACTTAAAGGATCTCTTGGGCTTGGGCTCATCACAGGGCCTGGTCTGCATGGGCTGAGCCACTCTCTCCCACTGAGTGAGGATGGCCTGACGGGCCCCAGCCCACCTTTCCTGGCCCTCTGAGACGATACTGGTAAGGTGTGCAGGGACCAAACACCACGTTAAGTCCCAGCCTGGGATCAGTAAGCAGCATCCTTGGGATGTTGGGTTGAACCCCCACCAGTTTGGCTATCTCATCCATGTAGCTGATATAGTCAACCTGGATGGTGTGTCTCTGACTGGTGACGTACCTGAAAAAGAGGGTTGAGCTGGTTATTTTGTAGAGCACAAAATATAGCACTTTTCAGGTACAAAATATGTAAGTTATCATGAAGTTTAGTAAATCCACTCTAGTACCTTTTAGCCATGGTCTCATTCTTGCACTGGATATCTTTTTGCATGGCAGCCACTGAGGGAAGCTTGACGCAGCCTGTTTAAAAGGAGACATAGTGATTCATCTTCTTGGTAATAGCTTTTCGTTTTTTATTATCTGGTCATAACtctgaaaaagacagagaggttgcatttaaaaaaatgtattacctTTAAAGACACGTGTGGCCCATCTGGCCTGCATCTCAGAGATGGGCATAATGGCTCCCAGTGGCTGCACCAAGCCAATGATAGCCAGTGTAGGACGGTCCAACTCAGGAGGAAACACATACTTGTATAGAGACGCCTTGTTCTCAGACACTGAGACCACATGAGAGGCCAGGAATGGGAAGGAAAACCTGTAACCTGTGGCAAACACCTGCAAGACAAAAGGCTCATGTCAGTTACACACTACCACTGCTGACAGAGGAACAGATGGGTGAGTTTGTGCGGGTGTGTACACACTTTTAATAATCAAACCTACCACCAGATCAACATCTTCCACTACACTCCCGTCATCAAACTCCACACTGGACCCTTGAAATCTGCGGATGTTGGGTTTCACCTGAACTGTTCCAGATAGGATGCGGTTGGGAAGCTCATCATTCACTGTGGGATGTTGGCTGAACAGCCTGAGATTTATATTAACATTGGTTAGTTATGTTAGAACAATCTGATCAATACTGCAAGCATTTTTATTAACATAAGACAAGAAGTCTAAACCGCAGAGTGAACACGTTAATACTTTTGCTATATAGCCACACAAACAGCGAGTCTTAAAAGTTTGTCCTAAAGATTATGAATGGAGAAAATACCAAAAGGTCATTAAAGCTGGTATACTCCTTAGAAGTATTTCAGCAAATTTCACAGATAGCACATAACTTAACACTTTGGCCTtagggtggtggtggagaaaaGCTCAATAATGGTCCAAGATTGTGAGGGTGAACGTGAATGTGGTCattaaatttcatggcaatctgcAAACTAGATTAGATAGTCTTTAGTACAATGGGAATCTGTGTTCTGATGGTGAGCctagaaaatgtcatagtatagtttggATCATAAGCTGGGGACCATGAAAAACTACAACAAATTTTTACAGCTATTCTGGCTGACAGTTGTTGAAATATCTTCCCTTGGACAATGCGTTGGGAAAACAAAGTGTCAACTTTACTGTAGCTGTAATAGATAgaattgtaaaaacaaaaacagttgcAAATACAGTACCTGTGCTTTGGCTTAAGATTGTACAGACCGTGATCAAATCTTTGGTTCAGCCGACTCTCTCCAAGaccacagaaaacactgaagggAAGAACTGTTTCCATACAGTTAACCACTCTGTTGAAAAGCAAATCAAGGGGCACGCCATTGTCCCCAACTCTGTTCAGAATCCAGGCTCCTCTTCGAGTGCTCAGGTAAAGCTGGGAAGAGGACACGTGGTAGTCAGTCATCGAACTGGCAAAAATGTCTGATTCTGAAATATCAATATATAAATGTAGTGAACACAAAATAAGGGATGGTATCACTTGTGGCTCTGCTGCCTGTGGCCTAGCTACTGTTTTCTTTCCACCACGGATATTGTCTCTACCAGGCAGATGCAAAGTAGCTGTATCTAACTATCCAGTTTATGTTCTGTTCACACAACCATGTGGtcataattgtttttttaacccAAACAATCAGACGGGTGTTAATCAAATCACCATTTCATCTAATCAAcatgtgaaagtgaaaacaaagatgaaaaataaagtttgtgtaAAGTATGTGCTGGCAGTTTTACAGAACAATAAATTAACAGATCGCCTGCCCCTATCTTCAATTTCACCCCCAAGTAATTTGCTTCAGAATATACAGGTGAAGGTCATGTGCCATTCTCAGATCTAagcaataaaactgaataaaatgttaTAACGATAGCCAGAACTATGACAATATAGCCCAAGACCCCAACACTGATACATGCATCATCTATATGTAACTATCTCAGTCCAACCTGTTTGGTGACTCTGCTCAGCTCCACCGCTATGTCTCCTCCAGAGTTTCCTATTCCAATCACCACAGCCTTTTTATCCCTCCACTCCTCAGGGGTCTTGTAGTCTCGGCTGTGGAAATACTTTCCTGTGAAAGTTTCAATGCCTAAAAAAAAGATACAGATTCATAACTACCGCATACAGTATTGCTTTACATCTGCTCAGCGGTTGGTTATTGTGTGGATTACTGCCTTACATTGTCTCTAGCTTTTCATTACTAAGCTGATAGGCCAGTAAAGGCCAGTAACACTGAGTTGGGTGCGGTGATCCTGATGTTTTATGATATTTGGCTGCTGTACACTGCAGCAGCCCCCGTGGCTCACAGACAAATAACTATTTCCTACTATCAGGAGAGATGGACAAGACATACAGACTGAGAATCTTCCATGTAAAATTTCATAGAGATATCTATGAGAAAAAGATCACAAATTAACTGTTGAGTAGCTACAACAGAAAGTATGTTATTATCTGATATCACAGATTAATTCTAAGATAATTTTGGGTAGACCACCAGGTGTAAATACATAGAAAAAAACTTAagttaatatataaatattttaaagcgATATTAATTTCAGTAATTTCAGTTCTTGGAGAGTTATCAAACTGTACCAGAGATATTAGGAATATTACAGCATTGTAATAATCGTACAGGGATTAAAATGATAAACTGTGAACTACATGTaatgctctgtttgttttatgattAAGTAGCTATACTTTTGGCGATTTCTCCTCTGCACTTATGAACAATATTACTGATTACACTATCCAGTGACTGGGGGAGAGGGCCCATAAACAAAGCCCTCCCCCCTTCTGGCAGTAGGCCTGCTCTGCCCCTGCTTCTACCAGAGAGGACTTTGATCTGTGTTTGAAGCAGGTACAGTATTACAGCTTTACcctaaaaatataatttaggCCAAGGTTGAAGCAATGTACTGACAACACTGTTCCCTTACTGTTGATACAGTATTGTGTAACTACATTGTACAAGGTTGCCATTACAGGTTCGTTCATAGTGAATTAAAGGTTGATTCTTAAATGACAAACTCTCCCCTTCAGCAAACTGAGGGATATTTATTTATAGCCTTATACAAGTTACCTGGGAAGTCATGGAGAGGCAGGTTGGGGTGGCAGTGATGTCCAATACAGATCATCACAGCATCAAatatgtgtttctcttttttgccaTCCTTCTCTATTTCAACATCCCACTGGCCTGAGTGAGAAAAATCTGATCTCTGCTTCACCAGCAAGACTTTGGTCTGGGTGACAGAAACAGATTACAgttaaaacacagatattttcTTCCCTAAGGCAAGTGTCAAACATGTTCTATACCTTTAATCATTTGTTATTAAACTAAATAGCATTGTAGATGTGAAGCCAAGGTGAGCATGGTATGGTATGATTTCAGATACAAAGAAATGTAATACTTGGCAGGAGGTTGGTGAGGTATCCTTACGTTGAAGCGTATGTGCTTGGTGAGCTGGAAGTGATCAGCATACATCCTGAAGTAGTCCATGATGAGAGTGTTGTGCATGAAATTTGGGAAGTGTGCAGGGATTGGAaagtcactgaaacacatcatcTCCTTGGAGGTGTTGATGATGACAGAGTGGTAGATGCTGGCCCTGTCTGGCTCAGGATTCTCCTGCAGTGAAGTAAATCGACCAACATCAGAGAAAATACTCATCATCACTCACTAAATACACTTTGTGAATAAGTGAGAAAGTCCAATGTGCACACTGCGTGACCCACCTTAAACCTCCACAGACCACCAATGTCATCACTGCTTTCAAAGCAGACAGGCTCCAGTCCCTCATCAAGACAGCATTTGATACAGGCCAGACCTGAACTCCCTCCTCCAACCACTGCCACACGACGAGTCATACTTCAGCTCTGTGAAGGACGATACAGAtcagtctgaatgttttctCCGACAGCAACAGGATGCACTTGTGGATCTGTACACCAGAGGGAGTTGGCCAGGACCAACGACTTTTTCCCTCTGTCGAGTTAACCTTTCTGTAAATGTTGGTTACAGTACCAAAGATTAGACTGTAATCAAAGTTAATGGATTAACATGTGGCTGTACGTCGTGCTTTGATTGCgatttaaaatgctgctgtcaCAACCTAACTTTTTAAATATAGTGTTAACTCTACTTGGGCGTTGTCGGTGACTTCCGAGTTAAACATTCGTCCGTTTAGTTGCGCCGTAATTTTTATCCGATGCACTTAAAAGTTTCGATCGAGTATACAAGACGTGTGTGCATGCTTACCTTTGGCGATAGGAAGAACCTTTGCGTTTGGAAGAAGGAACGTTTTTTTCGTGCTGCATTTAAATCACACAGTGGGCGGAGAGAAGGGGGTTGTGTAAATGTATCATTATCTTAAAATGACCCTTAGTCAGTGTTATTTAACTGGTggaaaagcaaacagacagCGCCAATACAAGAAAACAGCACCCGTTGTACGCCACATTTAACAGCCAGACCACGACTTCATGAAcctgtgtatgtttctgtctttaaaaacaaCGCATGGAGGCTGCTGTCAGCCAATCACTGTCAATTACATAAGATGCAGcttttttctattaaaaaaaacaaaaacaaacattaaactcTGGTTACCAGTGAATTTGTTACATATCAGCAGATCTTTGATTCTTTGCAGGAGCAGTTTTCTACTTTGTGCTTGTGTCTCCATCTGCTGGAGAAAAGGTGTGTAATATATAACAGCTGAGGTCCTCGTACTGATGCAGGATAAAGATGTCTTTATTATGTTAATTAAGATAATGTAGGGTACACAATCTGATTTTGCAATGCCAGTCTTAAATACTGCATAACACACATGAACGTGTCATTGTAATTGATTGAATcatttacagtttcagttttttttctagcATAAAGTTATTTATCACTTAAAGAACAAAATGTAGACATTGACCATTAAAGAGATGACTAATAGTGTGTGAGCtcttttcatgtttgtattagCTATTTATTTACCTTGAAGCCACAGCACATGATGACACTGTTAACTTTGTCACATTTGAAGAAGCCCTCTACTTTAAGTTTGAGTTTATTTCTGTGGTTTCCAGTCATTTTGTCTGAACCATATCTAAATTCTATACAATAACAACACTTTTGTCTCTGGAGGTTTGTATTTAGGCAAATCAGGCCTGGCTCCACCTATCATGAAGGCCTGCAATTAGTCAACAGGTTGAATTACAAACTTAAAGGAAAAGaccaaaatgtatttgatgtaTTCACACGTACTGTCACGTATCGCTTAAAGACTATCGCTTAAAGACTAAGGTAATTTGTCAAAGGTACAACTGCCAATATTAAATAGTGGTTTACACAGAGTGGGTAGTGAGATGCAGCAGAAAGGCAGGTGCCAAGAAAGCAAAAGCACATTTAATATTAGTGTTCAGAACACTGCACAGAATTTCACCAAAATTATAATCCagcatgtttatttaaaaactttatttttcattcaagtAATTAAGTTACTAATTTCTAAAAACATGCTCTGCCTATATCactttgacatggacagttTGGTTTAGTGTGCTGCTTCATTCATATACAGAATTTATTGTAGCAGCAGTACAGCAGGATAACACCTGAGAAAGTCACCATGATGCTCAGTCTAGAAGAGGGTCTGGTCTCTGGTTCTGGTACCTCTCTGGTCCGGAAAGGTTGAATCACCCGCTCCCACTGGGTGAGAATAGCCTGACGGGCACCGACCCACTGGCCTGGTCCAGTCAGACGGTACTGATAAGAAGTACAGGGACCCAGCCAAACCTGCAGTGCCAGTCTGGGGTCCTTCATCAAGAGCCACAGTATGTTTGGTCGAGCCCCTACCTGCTCTGCCAGAGAGTCCAGGTAAGGGATGTAGTCCACTTGGAGGGGGTTACGCTCAGAGCAGGCAAAACtaaaagagggaaacaaaacaaaaaaagttacaaGCGAAAGTCCTTCTCTAAATTTTCCCCAAACTTCTCCCACACCTGCAGTTTTTGCTTCCACGATTGCTGCAAGCCCCTGTACTGTGTGTAGAGGTGAGCCCAACTATATTTAGTCGGTACCACTCTACCTCCCTCACCAGCTTAGGCTCCTTCCAGACCAGAGTGGTGATGTTCTACGTCCCTAGAGCCAGTCTATGCCACCAGGTGTTGGGACACCTGGATCCCTGCCTTTGCCTGCCACCTGACCCCAATGCCTGTTCCCGCAGGTGGCGAGTCTACAGGGCGGTGGATCCTTGTCTGTCAGGCCCCATGAATGCAAGCCCTGCCACTGGTTTCCTCTTTCTGGTTGAGGTACCACAACCACAAATGTGTATTTCATCAGTGTCTTTTAATCTCTCTTAGTCTGGCTCCTCTCCAGGGACCAGTTTGTCTTGGGAGACTCTACCTAGGTTCAGCGGAGCGCCCAAACCCCTCCACTACAGTATGGCAGCGATTCGTGGAGGTAAGGTGATAAAAAACTAATTTTTTGTACAGCGAGAACAGTGGCCACTTATGTTTTCACTGTCCTGTGAGTATAACACATGACTTtattcaaaagaaaatattacacCAAAAATTATGTGTTTGGATTCTGTTCAACATTAAGGTTGATGATTACAGCATCTCAACAGATTAATTATGGAACTGAAGATATGAACAGCTTTAGCTCAAGAGTTAACTTTGCAGTTATTTCCTACCTCTGGTGCATTGTTTTGGTGTCTTTCTGAATTTCCTTTATGATTCTCTCTTCTGAGGGGAGAGTTGATAACCCtaagtggggaaaaaacagtcaaattaaaataaacaagaccCTCACCTAAATACcacaataaaagttaaattatcCAGTGTATTGATTGATGCCTGTCCCAGGTACTGGTAGTCTCTTAAACTGTCTCCACACTTGTAGAGGTCCTTTGTTGCAGTTTACCTTTAAAAACTCTTGTAGCCCAGCGTGCCTGCATCTCAGCCAGTGGGTTGACCGCCCCAAAGCCGTGGATGAAGCCCACCACTGCCAGCGTTGGTTGAGTGAGTGCAGGAGGGAACACATGTTTGTAGAGAAGCAGCCTGTAGCCACTTTTAGCCTGCAGAGCTGAGGGCAGGAAAGGGAAGCTGTAGTTGTAGCCTGTGGCAAACACCACCACATCCACCTGTATGACATAAATGCATGTAAGGATTTGATTTGACTGTGAACATATTAATACCCTGTGATTATGTCATTGTCTATAACCAAATAAGAGACTTTAAACCATGAACATGATTTgtagaaatagaagaaaaaacagatcCTGTcttatcacattttttcaacattatctGACAATGGATCATGTACATATGTTGATCCAGAGTTTTAGAAATATATCAATACACACATTGTTTATGACGCTCCCATCAGTGAAGACCACACTGGACCCACAGAACTCCTTCACATTTGGTTTCACCTGAACACGACCTGAGATGATCCGAGCTGGCAGGTCATCATTCACGACAGGGATCTGTGCAAACAACCTGCCACAAGAAGAAACCACTGACATGACAAACTTTACATTATAAGGCTGCACCATTAGCGTGCATCAGTGTATCATTTGTT from the Lates calcarifer isolate ASB-BC8 linkage group LG17, TLL_Latcal_v3, whole genome shotgun sequence genome contains:
- the LOC108879007 gene encoding flavin-containing monooxygenase 5-like: MTRRVAVVGGGSSGLACIKCCLDEGLEPVCFESSDDIGGLWRFKENPEPDRASIYHSVIINTSKEMMCFSDFPIPAHFPNFMHNTLIMDYFRMYADHFQLTKHIRIRYKMLCSSM
- the LOC108879131 gene encoding LOW QUALITY PROTEIN: flavin-containing monooxygenase 5-like (The sequence of the model RefSeq protein was modified relative to this genomic sequence to represent the inferred CDS: deleted 1 base in 1 codon); its protein translation is MTRRVAVVGGGSSGLACIKCCLDEGLEPVCFESSDDIGGLWRFKENPEPDRASIYHSVIINTSKEMMCFSDFPIPAHFPNFMHNTLIMDYFRMYADHFQLTKHIRFNTKVLLVKQRSDFSHSGQWDVEIEKDGKKEKHIFDAVMICIGHHCHPNLPLHDFPGIETFTGKYFHSRDYKTPEEWRDKKAVVIGIGNSGGDIAVELSRVTKQLYLSTRRGAWILNRVGDNGVPLDLLFNRVVNCMETVLPFSVFCGLGESRLNQRFDHGLYNLKPKHRLFSQHPTVNDELPNRILSGTVQVKPNIRRFQGSSVEFDDGSVVEDVDLVVFATGYRFSFPFLASHVVSVSENKASLYKYVFPPELDRPTLAIIGLVQPLGAIMPISEMQARWATRVFKGCVKLPSVAAMQKDIQCKNETMAKRYVTSQRHTIQVDYISYMDEIAKLVGVQPNIPRMLLTDPRLGLNVVFGPCTPYQYRLRGPGKWAGARQAILTQWERVAQPMQTRPCDEPKPKRSFKWPLILSAAAVGLAVYIHKNNPPAFLQDPTALLDKIKAYLPAQ